The Dama dama isolate Ldn47 chromosome 23, ASM3311817v1, whole genome shotgun sequence genome contains a region encoding:
- the LOC133044210 gene encoding large ribosomal subunit protein eL37-like, whose translation MTKGKSSFGKRRNKTHMLCWPCGSKAYHLQKSTCGKCGCPAKRKRKYNWSAKAKRQNTTGTGRMRDLKIVYRRFRHGFCEGTTAKPKRATVAASTSS comes from the coding sequence ATGACGAAGGGAAAGTCATCGTTTGGAAAGCGTCGGAATAAGACGCACATGCTGTGCTGGCCCTGTGGCTCGAAGGCTTACCACCTTCAGAAGTCGACCTGTGGCAAGTGTGGCTGCCCTGCCAAGCGAAAGAGAAAGTATAATTGGAGTGCTAAAGCTAAAAGACAAAATACCACTGGGACTGGTCGAATGAGGGACCTAAAAATTGTATACCGCAGATTCAGGCATGGATTCTGTGAAGGAACAACAGCTAAACCCAAGCGAGCGACTGTTGCAGCATCCACTTCATCCTAA